The Leptospira sp. WS60.C2 genome includes the window GACGAAAGACGGATTTCCGATTTATTTGAGTAACGTTGCTAAAATCGCGGAGGGCTATAGATTAAGAAAAGGAGCTGCAACTTCCTCAGGCAAATCAGAAGTAGTTGGTGCTGTTACATTGATGTTACTGGGTGAAAATTCACTTGAAGTCACCAAATCAGTAAAAGAGAAAATCACTCAGATCGAAAAAACATTACCTGTCGGAATGAAAATTAAACCTTATTATGATCGTTCGATAATGGTATCAAACACATTAAAAACGATTGTTTGGAACCTTTCAGAGGGAGCCTTACTTGTAATAATCATTCTATTTTTAATGATCGGAGATTTCCGATCTGGTCTTGTCATTGCATCAGTCATTCCACTTGCGATGTTAATTGCAATATTACTCATGTATGTAAGAGATTTGCCAGCTAACCTAATGTCGATGGGAGCAATTGACTTTGGACTCATCGTTGATGGAGCAGTGATCCTTATTGAAAATTCACATAGAAGATTAGGACTAAAAGTAAAAGAACTCAAAAGAAGTCTAACTTCTACTGAAAAGAGGGATACAATCTTAGATGCAACGATCGAAGTTAGAAAAGCAACCATTTATGGAGAAATCATCATCGGTATCGTATACATTCCAATCCTAACTTTGAGCGGAACGGAAGGAAAGATGTTCATTCCTATGGCAACAACGGTTCTGTTTGCACTACTTGGCTCTTTCGTGCTCACTCTAACGATTATTCCAGTGTTAGCTTCCTTTTTCTTACATGCCGACAGAAAAGAAGAATCAAAAACCATATTTTTCCAAAAAATCCAAGACTGGTACATTCCAAAACTTGAATATTGCTTTAAAGAACCAAATAAAATTACATATTCCACTGTTGTTATATTTCTTGTATCAATCTTTCTATTTTTTCGATTAGGTGGAGAATTTTTACCAAAACTCGATGAAGGAAATTTGCTAATTGAAATTAGTCGCTATCCTTCGACAACTCTTACAGAATCGCTCAACTCTTCGATTAAAATTGAAAAGGCAATATTAAAAGAGATACCAGAAATCACCGAAATTGTTTCGCGAACTGGTTCTCCCGAACTAGCCATTGAGCCCATGGGTGTTGAAAAAACAGACATGTATTTAAACATGAAACCTAGGTCTGAATGGAAACAATCAAAACCAGAAATAGAAAATAAATTGGAAGAAATTATCCAACGAGTGGCACCTCAAGTTGCTTATGGTTTATCCCAACCAATTGAAATGAGAAACAATGAGATCATGGCTGGTATCCGTGCAGATGTTGGAATCAAAGTATTTGGTGACGATTTGGTTAAATTAAAATCAATAGCTGAGGAAATTTCGTCAAAGATCAAAAACATTGAAGGTGTTGCTGATCTCAGAATCGAACAACTGTACGGATTAGAATATTTGAGAATTAAACCCAATCGTGAAAAATTAGCGAGATACAATTTAAACATAAATGATATCAATCGTGTCACAGAATCATTTTCTTCAGGTGCACCAGCAGGTATCGTTTATGAAGGAATGAAACGTTTTGATATTGTTGTAAAAACAGATATCAATTCCGATCCAGAAAAAATCTGGAATACACCAGTTAACGTAGGTCAAAATCAATTTGCACCTTTCCATGAATTAGCTGAAATTAAGGTCGAGGATGGACCCGTACAAATTTACCATCAGAATCAAAACAGATATGCTTTGGTTCAATTTAACATTCGAGGAAGTGATATGGTAACTACCGTCGGAAATGTAAAAAATATTCTAGAGGAAAATATTAAATTTCCTCCTGGTTACCACTATACTTTAGGTGGTGAATTTGAAAAATTTGAATCTGCCACCAATACTTTGTTAGTTGTTGTTCCAGTCACACTAGTTGTAATATTTTTGATATTATACTTTGCGTTTAATGAAGTAATGTCCGCTTTTATCATATTTTTGAATGTACCAGTTGCCATCACAGGAGGAATCTTTGCTCTGTATTTACGAAATTTACCGTTTAGTATTTCTGCTGGAGTAGGATTTATTGCTTTGTTTGGAATTGCAGTTTTAAATGGACTCGTTCTGATCAGTTTTATCAAATCATTGGAAGAAAATGGAACAAAATTAGAAGTCGCTATCAAAGAAGCAGCTATTTCAAGACTAAGGCCCGTCCTTACAACTGCACTCTTGGCTTCGATTGGTTTCATCCCAATGGCCATAAGTACCTCACCAGGTGCGGAAGTACAACGACCATTGGCAACCGTTGTAATAGGAGGATTAATCACAGCAAGTGCATTAACCCTCTTTGTCTTACCTATTGTTTATTTAAAGTTTTTTGCAAAAAAATCTTTCATGCTTTCAAAAGACGCATAGTCAGCTTTTTCATTGTAAGCAAGTCCTGGTAATCCGTGTTTTTCAGCGCCAGGTCGAGTAAATCCATGAACCGCTCCAGGGTGAGATACAAAAGTGACTGGAGCTTTTGCATCAGTGATAGTTTTTACAAATGTCTCTACAGCGGTTTTTGGGATAAAAGGATCATCAGCACCATGGTGAACAAGAACCTTGGTTTTGATTTTTTTCACACCGGTTGCTAAATTCTTACTTCCTAACATTCCATGAAAAGAAACAACGCCTCCTTTCAAATCTGCCCCATCTAACGCAAGTTCAATTACCCCTGCGCCACCAAAACAATAACCAATGGCTCCGATTTGATTCGGGTCAACATTTGGATTTGATTTTAATATCTCAATTGCTTTGTAAATTTTTTTCAAAAGAACCTTTGGATCACCATTGGCACTAGAAAGTTTTCCAGCTTCCACATGATCTTTTGCTAAAATTCCTTTACCATAGACATCCATAACAAAGGCAACATATCCCAAATCAGCCAATTGTTTGGCTCTTTGTTTTGGATAATCATTCACACCCCACCATTCATGAATCACAAGGATTCCTGGTCTTTTGCCTGTAACGTTTGCATCCATGGCTAGGAAACCTTCGTAGGTTTTACCATCCAATTTGTATTCTAAGGGACTGCCAGTGATTGATGTTTTGACTGGTAGTTCTGCCGTTGGTAACGAACTACATTGTACAACCAACAATGTTGTGAAGAAGGAAAGGAACAGCTTCATAATTCTCCTATTCGATTTTGAAATCAAATTCAATTCCAAAATCGGCTTTTCCATTCTTAGATATAATTTCAGATAAAGAAAGGATAAAAATTTAGAAAAAGGGGAATCACTTTCCTGGATTTTGAAATTAAAATTGAAAAGAATTCCCTGCTGAACATATCCCACAATTTCTCCAAAATCAAAATAGACCATTGAAAATAGAATTGAAACATAAGTAGAACGAATGTTTCACTTTTTGGTTTTTATCAGAGTATACCGATCGGTTTTCTTTTGATTTTTTTTCGAGCATAGTTTTTTTTGATCGCAAGACAAAGCTTAGTTCGTTCTTTTTATCCAGGGGACAAATATGATCCAAAATAATTACTTTCTTAGTAACGAAGATTTAAAAGAACATTTCTACGAGTTAATCGATTGGAATGAAATAGTCCCCATTTACGAAAATCAATTTGCAGATGCAAAACTCTATCAAACATCTAAAAATCCAAAGCTTGAATTGGCTCCTACAAATGTGGACGATGCCCTCTCGTATTACGAAGAGATATTAAAATCTTGTGGCGAAATCAGTGGAATGTATGTGTCGCAAGTCGCTTCGAAGGTGGATTCGATCGGATTAAAATTTGAAAATGGAGAAGTCCTCCACCCTCAAGAGATGGTTGATGTAATCCAGATGTATCATGATG containing:
- a CDS encoding efflux RND transporter permease subunit, coding for MEFLTKIVSFSLHNRLLVIICTGLLIFGGFYATSHLKVDAVPDITNVQVQVITTSPSLSTLEIEQYITLPVERAITGIPNLTEVRSVSRYGFSLVTAVFADGTDLWKSRQLVSEKLSEASENIPAIYGKPVIGPITTGLGEVFQFTIESNFHSQMELTTYLNWYINPALKTVPGIVEVNSFGGKTKQYQAIVDPLKAASLGISLNQIVEAIQSNNLSTGSGYIERSNEQLIVGSDGLLKSLSDFEKIQIGKTKDGFPIYLSNVAKIAEGYRLRKGAATSSGKSEVVGAVTLMLLGENSLEVTKSVKEKITQIEKTLPVGMKIKPYYDRSIMVSNTLKTIVWNLSEGALLVIIILFLMIGDFRSGLVIASVIPLAMLIAILLMYVRDLPANLMSMGAIDFGLIVDGAVILIENSHRRLGLKVKELKRSLTSTEKRDTILDATIEVRKATIYGEIIIGIVYIPILTLSGTEGKMFIPMATTVLFALLGSFVLTLTIIPVLASFFLHADRKEESKTIFFQKIQDWYIPKLEYCFKEPNKITYSTVVIFLVSIFLFFRLGGEFLPKLDEGNLLIEISRYPSTTLTESLNSSIKIEKAILKEIPEITEIVSRTGSPELAIEPMGVEKTDMYLNMKPRSEWKQSKPEIENKLEEIIQRVAPQVAYGLSQPIEMRNNEIMAGIRADVGIKVFGDDLVKLKSIAEEISSKIKNIEGVADLRIEQLYGLEYLRIKPNREKLARYNLNINDINRVTESFSSGAPAGIVYEGMKRFDIVVKTDINSDPEKIWNTPVNVGQNQFAPFHELAEIKVEDGPVQIYHQNQNRYALVQFNIRGSDMVTTVGNVKNILEENIKFPPGYHYTLGGEFEKFESATNTLLVVVPVTLVVIFLILYFAFNEVMSAFIIFLNVPVAITGGIFALYLRNLPFSISAGVGFIALFGIAVLNGLVLISFIKSLEENGTKLEVAIKEAAISRLRPVLTTALLASIGFIPMAISTSPGAEVQRPLATVVIGGLITASALTLFVLPIVYLKFFAKKSFMLSKDA
- a CDS encoding dienelactone hydrolase family protein yields the protein MKLFLSFFTTLLVVQCSSLPTAELPVKTSITGSPLEYKLDGKTYEGFLAMDANVTGKRPGILVIHEWWGVNDYPKQRAKQLADLGYVAFVMDVYGKGILAKDHVEAGKLSSANGDPKVLLKKIYKAIEILKSNPNVDPNQIGAIGYCFGGAGVIELALDGADLKGGVVSFHGMLGSKNLATGVKKIKTKVLVHHGADDPFIPKTAVETFVKTITDAKAPVTFVSHPGAVHGFTRPGAEKHGLPGLAYNEKADYASFESMKDFFAKNFK